One genomic window of Cheilinus undulatus linkage group 7, ASM1832078v1, whole genome shotgun sequence includes the following:
- the clcc1 gene encoding chloride channel CLIC-like protein 1: protein MLLVVLVWSLVLSVRGQQAEDDWIDPYDMLNYDASTKTMRKPAETANYPNVPTKRREYNHDSNQAEQTRCDSQVKDLQRQVEQLKKKITSLSQQPTCNPVFKRFLSRLLKEIQRVRLPSDSADILYDAKIKLSSQAMAEIQTLLEGEDSWRTGALDNAISQILVDLRPHDYEAWRWRFEDTFGVELDTLLKMGLCVLLLIGIICTQLWSTVSRFMQFRRMLFVGFIVSIFWNWLYLYKIEFAKHQNNLVKANSDYEKCTGMKSIDWRDSLKEWYRSTWTLQDDPCKKYYEVLMVDPLLLVPPTKAFAVTITTFITEPLKHVGEGISDFLRALLKDLPVTLQIPVLLTIVLSIVVFMYGSVHAAFQHGIAAPFRRPRRDPPPQLEPRRHLQEIADGDHLAGGDADQPAPRYRADDDRLHRNQVHQRRPNRPREQRTKVVVETLRRELPNSEDETDTRQHEDEQNLSAESDPETLQDANEELAGAGAGATEVTANTHEAEDQSLDLDIPNFKNKPLKENKKPPDDEPSRDTEASQPEMAETAHTDVQDQQAAEGKNPMAHMENVGLPVQESSPALAE, encoded by the exons ATGCTGCTCGTTGTCCTGGTGTGGAGTCTGGTCCTGTCTGTTAGAGGACAGCAGGCGGAGGACGACTGGATAGACCCGTATGATATGCTCAACTACGATGCAAGCACCAAAACTATGCGGAAACCTGCAGAG ACAGCGAATTATCCCAATGTGCCAACCAAAAGAAGAGAGTACAATCATGACTCAAACCAGGCTGAGCAGACTCGGTGTGACTCACAAGTTAAGGATCTACAGAGACAG gttgaacagctaaagaaaaaaatcacatcccTCTCACAGCAGCCTACATGTAACCCAGTGTTCAAGCGATTCCTCAGCAGACTCCTGAAGGAAATACAAAGAGTTAGACTG CCCAGTGACTCTGCTGACATCCTATATGATGCCAAAATCAAACTGTCCTCACAAGCCATGGCGGAGATTCAGACACTTCTGGAGGGCGAGGACAGCTGGAGGACAGGAGCTCTGGACAATGCCATCAGTCAGATACTGGTGGATCTCCGACCGCATGACTACGAGGCCTGGAGGTGGCGCTTTGAGGACACCTTTGGTGTGGAGCTTGACACATTATTGAAA ATGGGGCTGTGTGTTTTGCTCTTAATTGGCATCATATGCACTCAGCTGTGGTCAACAGTGTCCAGGTTCATGCAGTTTCGCAGAATGCTCTTTGTTGGCTTCATCGTCAGTATTTTCTGGAATTGGTTGTACTTATACAAG ATTGAATTTGCCAAACATCAAAACAATCTTGTGAAGGCAAACAGTGACTATGAAAAATGCACCGGCATGAAGAGTATTGACTGGCGAGATAGCTTGAAAG AGTGGTACAGAAGTACTTGGACCCTTCAGGATGACCCAtgcaagaaatactatgaagtCCTCATGGTTGACCCCCTGCTGCTGGTTCCTCCAACAAAG GCATTTGCAGTGACTATAACAACCTTCATCACAGAACCACTGAAGCACGTTGGTGAGGGCATCAGTGACTTTCTCCGAGCCCTCCTCAAAGATCTACCAGTAACCCTACAGATCCCAGTACTTCTCACTATTGTGCTCTCCATTGTG GTGTTCATGTACGGAAGTGTCCACGCAGCCTTCCAGCATGGCATCGCTGCACCTTTCCGCCGCCCTCGAAGAGATCCTCCTCCTCAGCTGGAACCACGGCGTCACCTCCAAGAGATCGCAGATGGTGATCACTTAGCAGGAGGGGACGCAGATCAACCAGCCCCAAGGTACCGAGCCGATGACGACCGATTACACAGGAACCAGGTTCATCAGAGGAGACCCAACAGACCCAGGGAACAACGAACTAAGGTGGTTGTGGAGACTCTCCGTAGAGAGCTTCCCAACAGCGAGGACGAGACAGACACCAGGCAGCATGAGGATGAGCAGAATCTCTCTGCTGAGTCAGATCCAGAAACCCTGCAGGATGCAAATGAAGAGCTAGCAGGAGCAGGAGCAGGTGCTACTGAGGTGACTGCTAACACTCATGAGGCAGAAGATCAATCCTTAGACTTAGATattccaaattttaaaaacaagcccttgaaagagaataaaaaacCTCCTGATGATGAACCCAGCAGAGACACTGAAGCATCTCAGCCAGAAATGGCAGAGACAGCACACACGGATGTTCAG GACCAACAGGCTGCAGAAGGCAAGAACCCGATGGCACATATGGAAAATGTCGGACTTCCCGTTCAGGAGTCGTCTCCAGCATTGGCAGAGTAG
- the plaat1 gene encoding phospholipase A and acyltransferase 1, with protein MDKQQHKSTMASNDPDLSDPCGDPQPGDLIEIFRPAYQHWALYLGDGYIINLTPVDESQAAAMSSVKSVFSRKAVVRMQLLKEVVGSDSYRVNNKYDHNHTPLPISEIIQRAQVLIGQEVSYDLLGSNCEHFVTLLRYGEGVSEQATRAIGAISLVTAAASAFSVLGLINTRSRNRPF; from the exons ATGGataaacaacaacataaatCTACT ATGGCCTCTAATGACCCTGACCTTTCTGACCCCTGTGGTGACCCCCAGCCTGGTGACCTCATTGAGATCTTCAGACCGGCCTATCAGCACTGGGCTCTCTACCTGGGAGATGGTTACATCATCAACTTAACTCCTGTTG AtgagagccaggcagctgccaTGTCCAGCGTGAAGTCAGTCTTCAGTCGGAAGGCAGTGGTGCGCATGCAGCTGCTGAAGGAGGTGGTGGGGAGCGACTCGTACCGTGTCAACAACAAGTATGACCACAACCACACGCCCCTGCCTATCAGTGAGATCATTCAGCGAGCGCAAGTCCTCATCGGCCAGGAGGTTTCTTACGACCTGCTGGGGAGCAACTGCGAGCACTTTGTTACCCTCCTGCGCTACGGGGAGGGGGTGTCCGAGCAG GCTACACGGGCCATTGGGGCCATCAGTTTGGTGACGGCAGCAGCCAGCGCCTTCTCTGTCCTGGGACTGATCAACACACGATCCAGAAACAGGCCTTTCTGA
- the ftsj3 gene encoding pre-rRNA 2'-O-ribose RNA methyltransferase FTSJ3 produces the protein MGKKLKVGKTRKDKFYHLAKETGYRSRSSFKLIQLNRKFQFLQKARALIDLCAAPGGWLQVASKFMPVSSLIIGVDLVPIKPIPNVVALQEDITTEKCKQALRKELQTWKVDVVLNDGAPNVGANWQHDAFSQAHLTLMALKLACEFLNKGGTFVTKVFRSKDYQPLLWIFQQFFKKVQATKPQASRNESAEIFVICQGFLAPDKIDSKFFDPKHAFKEVEVQAKTVRELIPVKKPKAEGYTDGDLTLYHSFTVTAFLKADNPVDFLGKASEITFDNPELESHPSTSAEIKECCSDIKVLGRKELRLLLNWRRLLRRFLAKKLRMEAKQLDQEINLSSDEGEGNSEEEPEKKAEGEEKDEEAEEEEEMERKLAELKAEEVAELKRKKRKLLKERRKQRERVELKMDLPGVSIADTNDSSMFSLATIRKQQALVDISKGDMQAADALVEGDDDLHLSEEDEEEDEADKMSLASDLDDEDLEEVEQRQKELEKKEPKKKVRFDEEEEEADEGQESGLLVELEGKDEKKERETNLWFSKGIFSEINLEGDAESELRQTEWLQNKQNDKGKKRKAEDVEEELKEERAAQPKEEKAGPLQQVEESDSDSDDSSDDEKEITRMKQARGSGGLSGEADEDDFQVVPVESTSKKARILDAEGLALGAQIATSKKRARHLIDDSFHRFASSEEQWEVPEWFLDDERKHRKKPVPVTKEMVEEYKQKWKEIDARPIKRVAEAKARKKRRMLKKMEQAKKKAEAVVNTVDISEREKMAQLKSIYKKAGLGKEKREVTYVVSKKGAGKKVRRPAGVKGAFKVVDSRMKKDMRGMQRKEQNAKGGKGKGGKGRGGKGKGGHMKGGKGRKGK, from the exons ATGGGGAAGAAACTCAAAGTCGGAAAGACCCGAAAAGATAAATTTTACCACCTGGCCAAAGAAACAG GTTATCGCTCTCGGTCCTCCTTCAAGCTGATCCAGCTCAACCGTAAATTTCAGTTTCTACAGAAAGCCAGAGCTCTGATCGACCTGTGTGCTGCTCCTGGAGGATG GTTGCAGGTGGCTTCAAAGTTTATGCCCGTATCAAGTCTCATTATTG GTGTTGACCTGGTGCCCATCAAGCCAATTCCAAATGTAGTGGCACTGCAAGAAGACATCactacagaaaaatgtaaacag GCTTTACGAAAAGAACTGCAGACTTGGAAGGTCGATGTTGTGCTTAATGATGGAGCCCCAAATGTGGGAGCCAATTGGCAACACGATGCCTTTTCTCAAG CTCATTTGACTCTCATGGCCCTGAAGTTAGCCTGTGAGTTTCTGAACAAAGGGGGCACCTTTGTCACAAAGGTCTTCCGCTCCAAAGACTATCAGCCGCTACTGTGGATCTTCCAGCAGTTCTTCAAGAAGGTGCAGGCCACAAAGCCGCAGGCCTCCAGGAACGAGTCTGCTGAGATCTTTGTCATCTGTCAGG GTTTTCTTGCCCCAGACAAAATTGATAGCAAGTTCTTTGACCCCAAGCATGCCTTCAAAGAGGTGGAGGTGCAGGCAAAAACTGTGAGGGAACTGATTCCTGTCAAGAAACCAAAG GCGGAGGGATACACAGACGGTGATCTGACACTCTATCACAGCTTCACAGTGACAGCTTTTCTTAAAGCTGACAACCCTGTGGACTTCCTGGGCAAAGCCAGTGAG ATCACCTTTGACAACCCAGAGCTGGAGTCTCACCCGTCCACCAGCGCTGAGATAAAGGAGTGTTGTAGTGACATCAAAGTCCTGGGTCGCAAAGAGCTCCG TTTGCTGCTGAACTGGAGGAGATTGCTGAGGAGATTCTTGGCCAAAAAACTTAGGATGGAAGCCAAACAGCTCGACCAGGAGATAAA cttGAGTTCTGATGAAGGAGAGGGCAATTCAGAGGAAGAACCAGAAAAGAAGGCAGAGGGGGAGGAGAAAGATGAAGAAgctgaggaggaagaagagatggagagaaaacTGGCAGAACTGAAAGCAGAGGAGGTGGCAGAGCTCAAACG gaagaagaggaagctgcTAAAGGAACGGCGGAAACAGAGGGAGAGGGTGGAGCTAAAGATGGACCTGCCGGGTGTCTCCATTGCAGATACAAATGACTCATCAATGTTTTCTCTCGCCACCATCAGGAAGCAACAG GCTCTGGTTGACATATCCAAGGGGGACATGCAAGCAGCAGATGCTCTCGTAGAAGGAGATGATGACCTTCACCTGTcggaggaggacgaggaggaagatgaggcaGATAAAATGTCATTGGCTTCTGATTTAGATGATGAGGATTTGGAAGAAGtggagcagagacagaaagagcTGGAGAAAAAAGAACCAAAGAAAAA aGTTAGGTtcgatgaagaggaggaggaagcagaTGAAGGGCAGGAAAGTGGCTTGCTGGTAGAACTAGAGGGGAAGGATGAGAAGAAAGAACGAGAGACCAACCTGTGGTTTAGCAAG GGCATTTTCTCAGAGATCAATCTGGAAGGAGACGCAGAGAGCGAGCTACGACAAACCGAGTGGCttcagaacaaacaaaatg ACaaaggcaaaaagaggaaaGCAGAAGATGTGGAAGAGGAGCTAAAGGAGGAACGGGCTGCTCAGCCTAAGGAGGAAAAGGCGGGACCTTTACAGCAAGTTGAGGAAAGTGACAGTGACTCAGACGACAGCAGTGATGATGAGAA GGAGATTACCAGGATGAAGCAGGCCAGGGGGTCTGGTGGTTTGTCAGGAGAGGCTGATGAAGATGACTTTCAGGTAGTTCCTGTGGAGAGCACTA GTAAGAAGGCCAGGATCCTGGATGCAGAAGGCCTGGCACTGGGAGCTCAGATTGCTACGTCTAAGAAGAGAGCAAGGCATTTGATAGATGACTCCTTTCACAG GTTTGCTAGCTCTGAGGAGCAATGGGAGGTACCCGAGTGGTTCCTGGACGATGAACGGAAGCACAGGAAGAAGCCGGTGCCGGTCACTAAAGAGATGGTGGAAGAGTATAAACAAAAATGGAAGGAGATTGATGCTCGTCCTATCAAACGAGTCGCAGAGGCTAAGGccaggaagaagaggagg ATGCTAAAGAAGATGGAGCAGGCTAAGAAGAAAGCAGAGGCAGTCGTCAACACAGTGGACATCTCAGAGAGGGAGAAGATGGCACAGCTGAAGAG TATTTACAAGAAAGCCGGCTTGGGGAAGGAGAAGAGAGAAGTTACTTATGTAGTGAGCAAAAAAGGAGCCGGGAAGAAGGTGAGACGGCCCGCTGGTGTCAAGGGTGCATTCAAAGTAGTGGACAGTCGCATGAAGAAAGACATGCGGGGAATGCAGAGGAAAGAACAAAACGCCAAAGGGGGCAaaggaaaaggtggaaaaggcagaggtggaaaaggcAAAGGGGGACATATGAAGGGTGGTAAAggcagaaaaggaaaataa